In Rattus norvegicus strain BN/NHsdMcwi chromosome 1, GRCr8, whole genome shotgun sequence, a genomic segment contains:
- the LOC120093090 gene encoding sperm motility kinase 3A-like, whose protein sequence is MSFGSKRASERLRSQGSSCTESFCSQYLVLNTIGHGFHAAVKLAVHRLTGTPVAVKMLLKRQQWCQQVTSEVEIMMRINHPNIVSLIQVIDTEKITYLIMELAKGNQLYSHIKEAGHLQEDEARGIFRQLLSAVGYCHEEGIIHRDLKPDNLLVDTKGRIKIIDFGSATQVRPGQKLRTPYGTYAFSAPELLLGKFYEGPKVDVWALGVILYYMTVGKVPFEAASIPLLRRQIVLGTYVVPPGLSEELQDLLSLLLKVNSQQRPTIPDLLTHPWLKIDSEGFPQPCKELIPLRPDPAILRAMQDIGFEAQEVKDSLDQKKFNQSMACYYLLEKQSLQECDNPTRPHPCMTPFPTLDYPATSVRGLRSRGSEPRWLGSSSDSQGSDLGQTPSHGLVKRASWPGGLLCRPRQIAPTVELTHRISISDPCFSSVHSRGKKTINTESTEDKSSDSAEVKPVASRPWPKRFRGWLKNIRNGLMNLCCCIPSRKKPPLGHNRVVPQK, encoded by the coding sequence ATGAGCTTCGGGAGCAAACGGGCGTCAGAAAGGCTCCGATCTCAGGGCAGCTCTTGCACAGAGAGTTTCTGCTCTCAATATTTGGTTTTGAATACCATCGGCCATGGTTTCCACGCGGCCGTGAAGTTGGCCGTGCACCGCCTCACAGGTACCCCCGTGGCTGTCAAAATGCTCCTCAAGAGACAACAGTGGTGCCAGCAGGTCACATCTGAGGTAGAAATCATGATGAGGATCAACCACCCAAATATTGTATCTCTCATACAAGTCATTGACACTGAAAAGATAACATACCTCATCATGGAGTTGGCCAAGGGGAACCAGCTTTATTCTCACATCAAAGAGGCTGGCCATCTGCAGGAGGATGAAGCACGGGGCATATTCAGACAATTATTAAGTGCTGTGGGATACTGCCATGAAGAAGGCATTATACACCGGGACCTTAAACCCGATAATCTGTTAGTCGATACCAAGGGAAGAATTAAAATCATTGATTTTGGTTCTGCCACTCAAGTGCGGCCTGGGCAAAAGTTGAGAACGCCCTATGGGACTTAtgcattttctgctcctgagctgTTACTCGGGAAATTTTATGAGGGCCCCAAGGTCGACGTGTGGGCCCTAGGAGTAATTCTTTATTATATGACAGTTGGAAAGGTCCCATTTGAGGCTGCCAGCATACCGCTACTCCGAAGGCAAATTGTGTTAGGGACGTACGTTGTCCCACCTGGCCTGTCAGAAGAGCTACAAGACCTGCTGAGTCTTTTATTGAAAGTGAACTCCCAGCAGAGGCCcacaattcctgatcttttgacTCATCCCTGGCTTAAGATAGACTCAGAGGGGTTCCCACAACCTTGTAAGGAACTcatccccctcaggccagacccagcCATTCTTAGAGCAATGCAGGACATTGGATTTGAAGCCCAAGAGGTTAAAGACTCCCTCgatcagaagaaattcaaccaAAGTATGGCTTGTTATTACCTATTGGAAAAGCAGTCTCTTCAGGAGTGTGACAACCCAACCCGGCCTCATCCATGCATGACCCCATTCCCGACCCTTGATTACCCTGCTACTTCAGTGCGAGGGCTCAGAAGTCGAGGAAGCGAGCCTAGATGGCTCGGGTCATCCTCCGATAGTCAAGGTTCTGACCTCGGCCAGACTCCTAGTCATGGATTAGTCAAGAGGGCCAGTTGGCCTGGCGGTCTTCTCTGCAGGCCACGTCAGATAGCACCCACAGTGGAGCTAACCCACAGAATTTCTATTAGTGACCCCTGCTTTTCTTCAGTGcacagcagaggcaagaagaccaTCAACACTGAAAGCACAGAAGACAAATCCAGTGACTCAGCAGAGGTTAAGCCTGTCGCAAGCAGGCCCTGGCCCAAAAGATTTAGGGGGTGGCTCAAGAACATCCGAAATGGCCTGATG